A region from the Haloarcula limicola genome encodes:
- a CDS encoding DUF7285 family protein, translating to MSRSSARGATEPLAALMAVFAVSAGLALYAGVLDDALATTGGERDVAAPTADAVERRLTTAGVVDPARIDGALAAVPTGYEANVTLRAERRWSVGPAPPADAASDYRTVSVALGPATVRRGTLRVRVWR from the coding sequence ATGTCACGCTCGTCGGCTAGGGGCGCGACCGAACCGCTCGCGGCGCTGATGGCGGTCTTCGCCGTCTCGGCGGGACTGGCGCTGTACGCGGGCGTCCTCGACGACGCGCTGGCGACGACGGGCGGCGAGCGGGACGTCGCGGCCCCGACCGCCGACGCCGTCGAGCGTCGGCTGACGACCGCCGGCGTCGTGGACCCGGCGCGGATCGACGGGGCGCTCGCAGCGGTTCCGACCGGTTACGAGGCAAACGTCACGCTGCGGGCCGAGCGTCGCTGGAGCGTCGGTCCCGCGCCGCCGGCCGACGCCGCCAGCGACTACCGGACGGTGAGCGTCGCTCTCGGCCCGGCGACCGTCCGCCGCGGCACGCTCAGGGTGCGTGTCTGGCGATGA
- a CDS encoding DUF7310 family coiled-coil domain-containing protein, with protein MTDAETLEERVRTVERAVTDGDHEFPEATELADLRARVEALEQRFAELDDRTSELEAATQALRGYVGNVRSVNQDVERRADAALAAVEEMERRLDDRQPSATDSDTGTAEQGSVATAVEKSARAETVAPADATPPTETPRAAYSADGASSVEADAQRRRSSGTDAADLAASTCTDDHADSERDPGVVERIRSVL; from the coding sequence ATGACCGACGCAGAGACCCTCGAAGAGCGCGTTCGGACCGTCGAGCGCGCCGTCACCGACGGCGACCACGAATTCCCCGAAGCGACCGAGCTCGCCGACCTGCGAGCGCGGGTCGAAGCCCTCGAACAGCGATTCGCGGAACTGGACGACCGAACGAGCGAGCTCGAAGCGGCGACGCAGGCTCTCCGCGGATACGTGGGAAACGTCCGCTCGGTCAACCAGGACGTCGAACGGCGCGCCGACGCCGCGCTCGCTGCCGTCGAAGAGATGGAGCGGCGACTCGATGACCGACAGCCGTCCGCCACCGACAGCGACACCGGGACGGCCGAACAGGGTTCGGTCGCAACCGCGGTTGAGAAGTCAGCCCGAGCCGAGACAGTCGCACCGGCCGACGCGACGCCGCCGACGGAGACTCCAAGGGCAGCCTACAGCGCGGATGGCGCTTCATCAGTTGAGGCCGACGCGCAACGGCGGCGCTCGTCCGGCACCGACGCGGCCGACCTCGCCGCCTCGACCTGCACCGACGATCACGCCGACTCCGAGCGGGACCCCGGCGTCGTCGAACGGATTCGGTCGGTACTGTGA
- the mre11 gene encoding DNA double-strand break repair protein Mre11, with protein sequence MTRVIHTGDTHVGYQQYHVPERRQDFLDAFRRVVRDAIEGDVAAVVHAGDLFHDRRPTLSDIMGTLSVLEELAEADIPFLAVVGNHEAKRDAQWLDLYESLGLATRLDAEPTVVGNTAFYGLDFVPRSQREDLEYDFAAHDVDHAALVTHGLFQPFDYGDWDAGEILDQSSVAFDALLLGDNHDPGKQRIDETWVTYCGSTERASASEREDRGYNIVAFDGETRITRRGVDTREFVFVDVELGPEEGVERVRSRVGEHDVEDAVVIVGIDGDGDPIAPASVEEYALDAGALVARVTDHRELAADERETSVSFADPDDAVAERVRELGLSGAAQDIDETVRASKVADANVADTVEQRVQELVEEDPDSLTAADSAGDESVDGGLRDDEASDSDPSGGGPTAAEADGGQPTGTTGSDERPEQSADEGEDQSSMDQFLGGDD encoded by the coding sequence ATGACACGGGTGATACACACCGGCGACACGCACGTCGGGTACCAGCAGTACCACGTACCCGAACGCCGGCAGGACTTCCTCGACGCCTTCCGTCGGGTCGTCCGTGACGCGATCGAGGGCGACGTCGCCGCCGTCGTCCACGCGGGGGACCTCTTTCACGACCGACGGCCGACGCTCTCGGATATCATGGGGACGCTCTCCGTCTTGGAAGAGCTCGCAGAGGCCGACATTCCATTTCTAGCCGTCGTGGGCAACCACGAGGCGAAGCGCGACGCCCAGTGGCTCGACCTCTACGAGTCGCTGGGACTGGCGACGCGCCTCGACGCGGAACCGACCGTCGTGGGCAATACCGCATTCTACGGACTCGACTTCGTCCCTCGCTCCCAGCGCGAGGACTTGGAATACGACTTCGCCGCTCACGACGTCGACCACGCCGCGCTGGTCACGCACGGCCTCTTCCAACCGTTCGACTACGGCGACTGGGACGCCGGCGAGATACTCGATCAGTCGTCCGTGGCCTTTGACGCTCTGCTGCTGGGCGACAATCACGACCCCGGCAAGCAACGGATCGACGAGACGTGGGTCACCTACTGCGGGTCGACCGAGCGGGCGAGCGCCAGCGAGCGCGAGGACCGCGGCTACAACATCGTCGCGTTCGACGGCGAGACGCGCATCACCCGCCGCGGCGTCGACACCCGCGAGTTCGTCTTCGTCGACGTGGAACTCGGCCCCGAGGAGGGCGTCGAACGGGTCCGGAGCCGCGTCGGCGAACACGACGTGGAAGACGCCGTCGTCATCGTCGGCATCGACGGCGACGGCGATCCGATCGCTCCCGCGAGCGTCGAGGAGTACGCCTTGGACGCCGGCGCGCTCGTCGCCCGCGTCACCGATCACCGCGAACTCGCCGCCGACGAGCGAGAGACGAGCGTCAGTTTCGCCGACCCCGACGACGCCGTCGCCGAGCGCGTCCGCGAACTCGGTCTCAGCGGAGCCGCACAGGATATCGACGAGACCGTTCGCGCCTCGAAAGTCGCGGACGCCAACGTCGCGGACACGGTCGAGCAGCGCGTGCAGGAACTCGTCGAGGAGGACCCCGACTCGCTGACCGCCGCTGATTCAGCCGGCGACGAATCGGTAGACGGGGGACTGAGAGACGACGAGGCGTCCGATTCCGACCCGTCCGGTGGCGGCCCGACGGCGGCGGAAGCCGACGGCGGACAGCCGACGGGAACGACCGGGAGCGACGAGCGGCCCGAGCAGAGCGCCGACGAGGGCGAGGACCAATCGAGCATGGACCAGTTCCTCGGTGGTGACGACTGA
- a CDS encoding DUF7283 family protein, giving the protein MFETHAETLFVWVALAAVSVAVLGVVVGLPSTAPPDAAAIAATVDEVATSPPGSVATRGLTATEWRLTRRQVGLRTDGGTAHATFLRHAVPATEGRLAAALDGHRPSRLFGSPASFQRAIERAETGTAAGEWRPAPERVTVRRVAWGGVDVTLVG; this is encoded by the coding sequence ATGTTCGAGACACACGCGGAGACGCTGTTCGTCTGGGTGGCGCTGGCCGCGGTCAGCGTCGCCGTCCTCGGCGTCGTCGTCGGCTTGCCTTCGACGGCACCACCGGACGCCGCCGCGATCGCGGCGACGGTCGACGAGGTCGCGACCAGTCCACCGGGCTCTGTCGCCACTCGGGGCCTGACTGCTACCGAATGGAGGCTGACGAGGCGACAGGTCGGCCTCCGAACGGACGGCGGTACCGCTCACGCGACGTTTCTCAGGCACGCGGTGCCGGCCACCGAAGGGCGGCTCGCGGCCGCGCTCGACGGTCATCGTCCGTCACGGCTGTTCGGGTCACCAGCGAGTTTCCAGCGAGCGATTGAGCGTGCCGAAACCGGGACGGCCGCCGGGGAGTGGCGACCGGCACCCGAGCGAGTGACTGTCAGGCGAGTCGCCTGGGGAGGCGTCGATGTCACGCTCGTCGGCTAG
- a CDS encoding ATPase, T2SS/T4P/T4SS family, with translation MRSWFTADSGGEGRDCRCSAAFEGDRLAVAADDCSGSGRLGESPDCRATVIAALRDADVDAVVTTSDGVARAYLDDSAALLVAAGRFAARVEPIDGRLAARTRREPLAAATEAVGRAGPVADLAAETGLALLAERAATESGLDPYVGPTVSDARVATAPPANASLRDRRTVETGAVVRRYASQSALDTYHVRPREHEFDPETTRLLAAATDRLAAAAGERVTAQEAAETVADSGATTAAVAAVLRKHTRGLGILEDLFADPRVSDVFVTAPVADTRLRVEVEGETMRTNVRLTNEGARALASTFRRTSGRAFSRASPTLDATATVAGRQVRVAGVGEPVSDGLAFAFRAHDGARWRLSEFVENGTLSPGVAGLLSVAVERGAACLVAGPRGAGKTTTLGALLWELPSAVRSVVIEDTPELPVADLQSEGRDVQPLRTASGDGPSIDAAEALRTALRLGDGALVVGEVRGEEASVLYEAMRVGSGDSAVLGTIHGSGGSAVRERLVADLGVPESAFAATDLVVTLAPPTAEAGRGVAAVEEVIDRGDGVGFESLFERDGAAATATGRLDRGTSRLVESLSHAGESYECVLETIRARTARFADGVPTQTDQSAATVDAIDTTEAGR, from the coding sequence ATGCGTAGCTGGTTCACGGCCGATAGTGGCGGCGAAGGTCGCGACTGTCGCTGCTCGGCCGCGTTCGAGGGGGACCGGCTCGCCGTCGCTGCCGACGACTGTTCGGGGAGCGGGCGTCTCGGCGAATCACCTGACTGTCGAGCGACGGTGATAGCGGCGCTCCGCGACGCCGACGTGGACGCCGTCGTCACGACCAGCGACGGCGTGGCACGCGCGTATCTCGACGACTCGGCCGCGCTCCTCGTCGCCGCCGGTCGGTTCGCGGCCCGCGTCGAGCCGATCGACGGCCGGCTGGCGGCGCGGACTCGCCGCGAACCGCTGGCCGCCGCGACGGAAGCGGTCGGTCGCGCCGGCCCGGTCGCGGACCTCGCGGCGGAGACCGGCCTCGCGCTACTCGCCGAGCGAGCGGCGACCGAGAGCGGGCTCGACCCGTACGTCGGACCGACGGTGAGCGACGCCCGCGTCGCCACCGCGCCGCCGGCGAACGCCTCCCTCCGCGACCGGAGAACGGTCGAGACGGGCGCGGTCGTCCGTCGATACGCGTCCCAGAGCGCACTCGACACCTATCACGTCCGACCGCGGGAGCACGAGTTCGACCCCGAAACGACGCGACTGCTCGCCGCCGCCACGGATCGGCTCGCGGCCGCTGCCGGCGAGCGCGTGACGGCGCAGGAAGCGGCCGAGACCGTCGCCGACAGCGGGGCGACGACAGCGGCGGTCGCGGCGGTCCTCCGAAAGCACACTCGGGGACTCGGTATCCTCGAAGACCTGTTCGCCGATCCCCGCGTCTCGGACGTGTTCGTCACCGCGCCCGTCGCCGACACGCGACTGCGCGTCGAAGTCGAGGGCGAGACGATGCGGACGAACGTGCGGCTGACGAACGAAGGGGCGCGGGCGCTCGCGTCGACTTTCCGGCGGACGAGCGGCCGGGCGTTCTCGCGGGCGAGTCCGACGCTGGACGCGACCGCCACCGTCGCCGGGCGACAGGTCCGCGTCGCGGGCGTCGGCGAACCGGTCAGCGACGGGCTGGCGTTCGCCTTCCGCGCACACGACGGGGCTCGCTGGCGGCTGTCGGAGTTCGTCGAGAACGGCACCCTTTCGCCGGGGGTCGCCGGGTTGCTCTCAGTGGCCGTCGAGCGCGGTGCCGCCTGCTTGGTCGCCGGGCCGCGCGGGGCGGGGAAGACGACGACGCTCGGCGCGCTCCTCTGGGAGCTCCCGTCGGCTGTCAGGAGCGTCGTCATCGAGGACACGCCGGAACTCCCGGTCGCCGACTTGCAGAGCGAGGGCCGGGACGTCCAGCCGCTGCGAACCGCGAGCGGCGACGGGCCGTCTATCGACGCCGCCGAGGCGCTTCGGACCGCGCTCCGATTGGGCGACGGCGCGCTCGTCGTCGGCGAAGTGCGCGGCGAGGAAGCGAGCGTCCTCTACGAGGCGATGCGTGTTGGTAGCGGGGACAGCGCGGTGTTGGGAACGATTCACGGTTCCGGGGGTTCGGCCGTCCGCGAGCGCCTCGTCGCGGACCTCGGCGTCCCCGAGAGCGCGTTCGCCGCGACCGACCTCGTCGTGACGCTCGCGCCGCCGACGGCCGAGGCCGGGCGCGGCGTCGCGGCCGTCGAAGAAGTAATCGACCGCGGCGACGGCGTCGGCTTCGAGTCGCTGTTCGAACGCGACGGCGCGGCGGCGACGGCGACCGGCCGACTCGACCGGGGGACGAGCCGTCTCGTCGAATCGCTCTCCCACGCCGGCGAGTCCTACGAGTGCGTACTGGAGACGATTCGGGCGCGAACAGCCCGGTTCGCCGACGGCGTGCCGACACAGACCGACCAGTCGGCAGCGACAGTCGACGCAATCGACACGACCGAGGCTGGACGATGA
- a CDS encoding DUF7284 family protein — translation MSRATSTVLDVTLFLLLLGAAAAAVLGGAADAPASGGNPAAEQIELLGTSTAHVSYALEPPGSPPDWTANATARHRRTAHGTVAQLLADAAMSGVTVEGRRLSTAGTDFERAVAETTRSRLSERREPGRISAVRVRWEPYRGAPVSAATRIGERPPPAADVRAATLTVSSPMPDVRERATRAARTRGFRGTAAVVARAVVDGLFPPSQAQLALRGDYPADTLMATRYRRTAALADGGRLPVRTENTTRLNDRLTVSLTDTFERDMRARFDSPRTAAGTVETGTVRITVRTWSP, via the coding sequence ATGAGTCGCGCGACCAGCACCGTCCTCGACGTGACGCTGTTCCTGCTGTTGCTCGGTGCTGCCGCGGCGGCCGTGCTCGGCGGAGCCGCGGACGCCCCGGCGTCGGGGGGCAATCCGGCCGCCGAACAGATCGAGCTGCTCGGCACCAGCACCGCTCACGTCAGCTACGCGTTGGAGCCGCCCGGGTCGCCGCCGGACTGGACGGCGAACGCGACGGCGCGCCACCGGCGAACCGCTCACGGCACCGTCGCACAGCTGCTCGCCGACGCTGCGATGAGCGGCGTCACGGTCGAGGGGAGACGGCTATCGACGGCCGGAACCGACTTCGAGCGGGCGGTCGCCGAGACGACGCGGTCACGCCTCAGCGAACGACGCGAGCCGGGCCGAATCAGCGCGGTCCGCGTCCGCTGGGAACCGTACCGCGGCGCGCCAGTTTCCGCGGCGACGCGGATCGGCGAGCGGCCGCCCCCTGCAGCCGACGTGCGAGCCGCGACGCTGACAGTATCGAGTCCGATGCCCGATGTGCGCGAGCGTGCGACCCGCGCCGCCCGGACGCGAGGGTTTCGCGGGACCGCCGCCGTCGTCGCCCGCGCCGTCGTCGACGGCCTGTTTCCGCCATCGCAGGCCCAACTGGCGCTGCGCGGCGACTATCCCGCCGATACGCTGATGGCGACTCGATATCGACGGACGGCCGCGCTCGCTGACGGCGGACGGCTGCCCGTGCGGACGGAGAACACGACGCGACTCAACGACCGGCTGACGGTGTCGCTCACCGATACGTTCGAACGGGACATGCGCGCCCGGTTCGATTCACCGCGGACCGCGGCCGGGACCGTCGAGACCGGCACCGTCCGAATCACGGTCAGGACGTGGTCGCCGTGA
- a CDS encoding type II secretion system protein, translated as MTVRATFERLRPAWDDFLTVPTEYEQACRFLGVDRDPARLLGASYALAGGFWLTGLVALSVGTGGFAVLGGGMSLLAAVGVALAGRYGVPLAARARRVRALGTAPSLVVTLVLGVTLWPSAERATAFATAASDGLLAERLQRQRLRARGTPRSGLRAFAEAWSDQFSALGRAVECVERAAVVPAAERAAVRSTARRHVLDGTREEMARFAADLRAPATGLYAFGVLLPLAFVSLLPAAAAAGVAVTPSLLALTYGVGLPGGLVVASAWLLARRPVAFPPATVPRTHPDVPSTPTPALIGGGLAAVFSWLVGSSVVPGWGPPIAALGAGAGTALVVHYRPVSAVRERVTAVEGALPDALSAIGRRVDRGLSVEAAIAETADVTADPLSSLLDATLARQQRLGCSIESAFAGEHGTLDELPSPRLRQAATLLDAAAAVGPPAGDSIATMGDHLDELAAVERETRRDLAQITGTLSNTGALFGPLIGGATVALAESMRSGGPIEAVSTGLLGPVVGWYCLVLAAVLTALSTGLHRGLDRALVGYRVGLALCSATAVYLVAVVATRLLV; from the coding sequence ATGACGGTGCGAGCCACGTTCGAGCGACTGCGACCAGCGTGGGACGACTTTCTCACCGTTCCGACGGAGTACGAGCAAGCGTGCCGATTCCTCGGCGTCGACCGCGACCCGGCACGGCTCCTCGGCGCGAGCTACGCGCTCGCGGGCGGGTTCTGGCTGACTGGACTCGTCGCCCTGTCGGTCGGGACCGGCGGTTTCGCGGTGCTGGGGGGCGGCATGTCCCTCCTCGCGGCGGTCGGCGTCGCGCTCGCGGGGCGCTACGGGGTTCCGCTGGCCGCACGGGCGCGACGCGTCCGAGCGCTCGGGACCGCCCCCTCGCTGGTCGTCACGCTCGTCCTCGGCGTGACGCTGTGGCCCAGCGCGGAGCGGGCGACGGCCTTCGCCACGGCAGCGAGCGACGGATTGCTGGCCGAGCGGCTACAGCGACAGCGGCTTCGGGCGCGCGGGACGCCACGGAGCGGCCTTCGGGCCTTCGCCGAAGCGTGGAGCGACCAGTTTTCGGCGCTCGGGCGAGCGGTGGAGTGCGTCGAACGGGCGGCCGTCGTCCCCGCGGCCGAGCGCGCCGCGGTGCGTTCGACGGCTCGGCGGCACGTCCTCGACGGGACACGCGAGGAGATGGCACGTTTCGCCGCCGACCTCCGCGCGCCGGCGACCGGGCTGTACGCCTTCGGCGTCCTCCTCCCGCTGGCGTTCGTCTCGCTCCTCCCGGCGGCCGCCGCGGCGGGCGTCGCCGTCACGCCGTCGCTGCTCGCCCTGACGTACGGCGTCGGGCTCCCGGGGGGACTGGTCGTCGCCAGCGCGTGGCTACTGGCCCGGCGTCCGGTCGCCTTTCCACCGGCGACCGTGCCCCGGACTCACCCGGACGTCCCGTCGACGCCGACGCCGGCGCTCATCGGCGGCGGCCTCGCGGCCGTCTTCAGCTGGCTGGTCGGGAGTAGCGTCGTTCCGGGATGGGGGCCGCCGATCGCCGCGCTCGGCGCGGGTGCGGGAACGGCGCTCGTCGTCCATTACCGTCCGGTGAGCGCGGTTCGCGAGCGCGTGACGGCCGTCGAGGGGGCCCTGCCGGACGCGCTGTCAGCCATCGGTCGGCGCGTCGACCGCGGGCTGTCCGTGGAGGCGGCGATCGCCGAGACGGCCGACGTGACGGCCGATCCGCTGTCGTCCCTGCTCGATGCGACGCTCGCCCGCCAGCAGCGACTCGGCTGTAGCATCGAGTCGGCGTTCGCCGGGGAGCACGGCACCCTTGACGAGTTGCCGAGTCCGCGACTCCGACAGGCGGCGACGCTGCTGGACGCGGCGGCGGCCGTCGGACCACCGGCGGGCGACAGCATCGCCACGATGGGCGACCACCTCGACGAACTCGCGGCGGTCGAACGGGAGACGCGCCGGGACCTCGCGCAGATCACCGGGACGCTCTCGAACACCGGCGCGCTGTTCGGGCCGCTGATCGGCGGCGCGACGGTGGCGTTGGCGGAGTCGATGCGGAGCGGCGGTCCGATCGAAGCCGTCTCGACCGGGCTGCTCGGCCCGGTCGTCGGCTGGTACTGCCTCGTTCTCGCGGCCGTCCTGACCGCGCTCTCGACGGGACTCCACCGGGGACTGGACCGCGCGCTCGTCGGCTACCGCGTCGGACTGGCGCTCTGTTCGGCGACAGCGGTGTACCTCGTCGCCGTCGTCGCTACCCGCCTACTCGTCTGA
- a CDS encoding DUF7311 family protein, producing the protein MILRFALGVALTAALLTVSAPAVSTARADAADAAVERQLSTLAERLRTMVATDSATRGPGARRVVTVNLPEENPTSAAVAGLRFHTRRGIGFASWRVHDAMHTRRLVDVPIRSAGGPLWLGDPGDHRLVFALELRDGRRVVTVRRLSASEGAGGTERSAGGPVDA; encoded by the coding sequence GTGATACTCCGGTTCGCTCTCGGCGTCGCGCTCACCGCGGCGCTGCTGACGGTCAGCGCCCCGGCCGTCTCGACGGCGCGGGCCGACGCGGCCGACGCCGCCGTCGAGCGGCAACTGTCGACCCTCGCGGAACGCCTCCGGACGATGGTCGCGACCGACTCCGCGACGCGTGGCCCCGGCGCGCGCCGGGTCGTGACCGTGAACCTTCCCGAGGAGAATCCGACGAGCGCCGCCGTCGCCGGACTCCGCTTTCACACTCGCCGGGGTATCGGCTTCGCCAGTTGGCGAGTCCACGATGCGATGCACACGCGACGCCTCGTCGACGTTCCGATTCGATCCGCCGGCGGACCGCTCTGGCTCGGTGACCCGGGAGACCACCGCCTCGTGTTCGCGCTGGAACTGCGGGACGGACGGCGCGTCGTGACGGTCCGCCGACTGAGCGCCTCGGAAGGCGCAGGCGGTACGGAGAGAAGTGCGGGAGGGCCCGTCGATGCGTAG
- a CDS encoding M24 family metallopeptidase, whose amino-acid sequence MATQLPASEYRGRIEICRQYLAETAADAAVWFDATAIEYVTGFAHIQTERPVALALTQDRIEITVPRLEVERVEPNERIDAVHHYFDYPGGRPVETAAEMLDTLGVEGVVADSDGAPGVMGYDGPALSEFVDVETQSWVDRMRWEKTDAEIDCIRESARWANLGHRYLADYTEVGAHPATVSQRASTDASRAMLDTLGDNYVERVRGSGPVHAGYISGEETALPHGHTPNERLSAGDVLVTGASANVDGYHSELERTMFVGEPDDEQVHYFELMKEAQDVAIDALGPGVEIAYVDEQVQDFFREQGIADLARHHVGHNIGLDGHEPPYIDRGWTDADRVTDEDAEMQPGQVYTIEPGVYTEDAGYRHSDTIAITEDGVEWLTFFPRDIEGNTIRA is encoded by the coding sequence ATGGCGACACAGCTCCCGGCGTCGGAGTACCGCGGCCGAATCGAGATCTGCCGGCAGTACCTGGCCGAGACGGCCGCCGACGCCGCCGTCTGGTTCGACGCGACGGCCATCGAGTACGTCACGGGGTTCGCACACATCCAGACCGAACGGCCCGTCGCGCTCGCGCTCACGCAGGACCGCATCGAGATCACGGTGCCGCGACTGGAGGTCGAACGCGTCGAGCCCAACGAGCGCATCGACGCCGTCCACCACTACTTCGACTATCCGGGGGGACGACCCGTCGAGACGGCCGCCGAGATGCTCGATACCCTCGGCGTCGAAGGCGTCGTCGCCGATTCGGACGGCGCGCCGGGCGTGATGGGCTACGACGGGCCCGCCCTCTCAGAGTTTGTCGACGTGGAGACCCAGTCGTGGGTCGACCGGATGCGCTGGGAGAAGACCGACGCCGAGATCGACTGCATCCGCGAGTCCGCGCGCTGGGCCAACCTCGGCCACCGCTACCTCGCTGACTACACCGAGGTCGGCGCGCATCCGGCGACGGTCTCTCAGCGGGCCTCCACGGACGCATCTCGGGCGATGCTGGACACGCTCGGCGACAACTACGTCGAGCGAGTCCGTGGGAGCGGCCCGGTCCACGCCGGCTACATCTCCGGCGAGGAGACGGCGCTCCCGCACGGCCACACGCCCAACGAACGGCTCTCGGCGGGCGACGTGCTCGTCACCGGCGCGTCGGCCAACGTCGACGGCTACCATTCGGAACTGGAACGGACGATGTTCGTCGGCGAACCCGACGACGAACAGGTCCACTACTTCGAGTTGATGAAGGAGGCACAGGATGTCGCTATCGACGCACTCGGCCCTGGCGTCGAGATCGCGTACGTGGACGAGCAGGTGCAAGATTTCTTCCGCGAGCAGGGCATCGCTGACCTCGCGCGGCATCACGTCGGACACAACATCGGACTGGACGGACACGAACCGCCGTACATCGACCGCGGCTGGACCGACGCCGACCGCGTCACCGACGAGGACGCGGAGATGCAACCGGGGCAGGTCTACACCATCGAACCGGGCGTCTACACGGAGGACGCCGGCTACCGCCACTCGGACACGATCGCCATCACCGAGGACGGCGTCGAGTGGCTGACGTTCTTCCCCCGCGACATCGAGGGCAACACTATCCGAGCGTAG